The genomic segment GGCGGTTCCGCTCACGGAGGTGGGCGACGAGCCGTTGGCGGTGCCGGAGAGGTTGTGGTCGCCGGAGAGCTGGGTCAGGCCGCCCAGATCGACGGTGATGCTACGGCCGTTCGGCACGGCCACGAGAGCCGAGCCGCCGCCGTTGACCTTACCGTTGCCGTCGAAGGTCACGCTGGTGGTGCCGACCGGCGTGGTCGGGGCCGCCGGGTCGAAGAATTCGACAGACCACGTATTTGCGGCGGTCTTGGTCATCTGGACGTCGAGCGTCACCGGCCGGCCGACATTGTCGTAGACCTTGAGCGAGTTCTTCTTCGAGTAGCCGATGGCACCCGTCGCCGTCGGATCGTAGACCGGCGTCTCGAAGGAGAGGTTGCCGCTGACCGTGGCGGCGGTGGAGGGCCGCGCCTCCTGGCCCATCACGCTGACATTGACCGGCTTGAGGTCGGCCACGCCGTTGAGGACCGGGTTCGGGGTGCCGTTGGCGAGGCTGTAGCCCATCAGGGTGAAGCCGCCGGCATTGACGAGGTTGCCGGTCTTGCCGTCGACGACGAAGTTGCCGGCCCGGGTCATGAAGGGCGCGCCGGCGGCATCGCTCACCACGAAGAAGCCGTTGCCCTGGATCGCGAGATCCTTGTCGGAATTGGTCGAGGCGATGGGGCCGCCCTCGCTCACCGAACGGCGCAGCGTGGTCTCGACCGCACCCGAGTTGTAGTTTCCGACATCGCCCGAATCGAGCAACAGCGACGAGAACTCAGCCGAAGTGCGCTTGTAGCCGGTGGTACTGGCGTTCTGAATGTTCTCAGCCACCGTCGAGATGCGGTTGGACTGAGCGTTCATTCCGGAGACGCCCGTGCGGAGCACGCCGATGAGACTCATGCGGACACCTCGTTGACTTTCGAATTCTGGCGCACTGGACACGGTGTCGCTTGCGCGGGGCTGAAGGTTTTGCGGGGCACAATCATCCCCGCAGGGATTGGGCGAGCTCGAGGAAGGCGTCGCGGCTCGGCGGCTGGCCCGGCTCCTGGCGCAGGGCCTCGTAGATCCGCGGCACGAGGCTGACGGCTTGGTCGAGATCGGGATCGCTGCCGGCGCGGTAGCCGCCCATCAGGCGCAGATCCCGTGTCTCCTCGAAGCGGGCCATCATGCTCTTGAGCTTGCGCACGAGCTCGCGCTGGTCGCCGGTCCAGACCTCGCCCGCCAGGCGCGAGATCGAGCCGAGCAGCTCGATCGCCGGGTAGCGCCCCTGCTCGGCGATGGCGCGGTCGAGCACCACGTGGCCGTCGAGGGTGCCGCGGATCGAGTCGGCGACCGGGTCGTTGTGGTCGTCGCCATCGACCAGCACCGAGAAGATGCCGGTGATCGTGCCGGTGCCCTCCGCGCCGGGCCCGGCGCGCTCCAACAGCCGCGGCAAGTCCGAAAAGACGCTCGGCGGGTAACCGCGCGCCACCGCCGGCTCGCCCGCGGCGAGCGCCACGTCGCGGGCGGCGTGGGCGTAGCGGGTCACGGAATCGACGATGAGCAGCACCGACTCGCCGCGGTCGCGGAAGGACTCGGCCACGGCCAGCGCCACCTTCGGCGCTTGGCGGCGCATCATCGGGCTCTCGTCGCCGGTCGAGACCACGATCACGGCGCGGTCGCGGGCGGCGGCGATGGGGCCTTCGAGGAACTCGCGCACCTCGCGTCCGCGCTCGCCCACCAGCGCGACCACCACGCTGTCGAAGCCCTGGGCGCCGGCCAGCATCGCCAGCAGGGTCGATTTCCCCACGCCGGAGCCGGCGAAGATGCCGATGCGCTGGCCGGCGCAGAGCGGCGTGAACAGGTCGATCGCCCGCACCCCCGTGGGCAGCGGCGTCTTCACCCGTGCGCGGGTCATCGCGGCGGGCGGGTCGGCATCCAGCGGAACGCTGGCGGTCCCCTCGGCCAGGGGGCCGAGCCCATCGACGGGGCGGCCGAGCGCGTCGATCACCCGGCCCTTCCAGCGCGGGTCCGGGCGCAACTGCGCCGGGCCGATGCGGTGGGCGAGGCTGCCGATGCCGGCCTCGATCCGGCTTTCGAACGGCTTCACCGTGGCGCCGGCCGCATCGATGCGGACCACCTCGCCGACCTGCGTGCGGCCGTCGGCGGAAAAACCCATGCGGTCGCCGAGCCGCACGAAGGCGGACACGCCCGCGACCCGTGCCGCACTGGCGGTCACCTCGCGCACGGGGCCGGCGACCCGCACCAGCGGCAGGTCGCGGCGCCCGGCCTCCATCGCCTGTTCCAGGCGCTCGATCGCGTTGAGGGTCATCGCATCAGCCCTGCGGTCCCAGCGTCTTGACGGCGCCGGTGAGGGTGGTGTCGGCCTCCGAAGTCATCGTCGCCGCGCTCTCGAAGGCGCGCTGAATCGCGATGAGCCGGGTCATCTCCATGATCGGATTGACGTTGGCGCCCTCGACACAGCCTTGCACGAGGCCGATGCGGGTGAAGTCCTGCACCGGCCGGCCGGGCAGGCTCGCGGCGACGGCATTCTCGCCCGAGCGCGTCAGCGTCGCCTTCGGGTCGATGCTGAACACGCCGAGCGCGCCGACTTGGTTCACGCCCTGGTGGATGCTGCCATCCCGGCCAATGACCGGCGGGCCGGCCTGGGGATCGAGCAGCAGCCGGCCGCCGCCGGGATCGACCACCGGCATCCCGCCCACCGTGCGCAACTGCCCGTTGGCGTCCATCGTCAGGCGCCCGTCGCGGGTATAGAGCGTGTCGCCCTTCGGTCCCTTCACGCCGAGCCACGCGTCGCCCTGGACGGCGACATCGAGGGCGGAATCGGTCTTCGTCGTCGGGCCGGCGGCGCGCGAGATGGTGGTCTTGCCCGGACCGACGAAGGCAACCTCGCCGCGGTTCGAGCGGGCGAGCAGTTCCGAGAAGCTGACTTCCTCCGCCCGGAAGCCCACCGTCGCCATGTTGGCGACGTTGTTGGCGGTCGTGGTCAGGCGCTTTTCGAGGGCGATCTGGCTCGACAGGGCGACGTAGAGGCTGCTCTGCATGGCCCTTAAGCTCCGATCCGCGCCGTCTGCACGCTCTGGAGCGTCTCGGCGTCGAGGCTGCCCGTGCCGGTGAACAGAGCCAGGATGGGTGCGCTGGCGGTGTTGTTCTGCGCGTCCCAGATCGCCGCGAAGCGCCGCACGAAGGCGTCGAGCTTGGCAGGGTCCCGGAAGCTCGCGATGTCGATCTTGTCGGCGATCAATTGGGCCCGCTTGGCCAGGGCCTCGCTCGTGGCCGCGCCGCTCGTCGCCGGCAGGCCGATCACGGTGTTGGCCACTTGGCTCAGCGCCGCATCGCCGAGGATGTCGTAGGCGCTCGCGATCGTCGATGCCTTGCGGGCGAAGTAGAGCGCGAGGCGCACGCCCGTATCGGCGTCGCCTGCCTCGCTCTCCAGCGACTGGCGCAGATAGGCCTGGGTGACGGCCTGCGCCATCGAGTCGGGACCCAGATCCGTGCCGAAGCCGACATCGACGGCGGTCCGATTGGCGGAGAGCGGGGCATTCCGGATCGTCAGGGTGCGGTTCGGTCCGCCCGCGTTCACCAGCGTGTCGGCGTCTCGGCCCGTGCCGCCGTAGGCGCCGTCGGCGCCGAGATCGGTCAGTGCGGTGGTCTCGAAGAACAGGCTCCCGTCGGCGGCAAGACCCGCCTGGACCTTGCCCTTGAGGGCGGATGCCTCGATCTGTGCCGCCACCGCTGCGGCGATCTCCGCGGGCGTCACCTTCGCGGGATTTGCCACCTGACCGGCCAGGGTTTGCGCGTTGAGCCGGATCGTGACCGATTGCGTCGTCGTGGCGTCGAGCCGGGACTCCACGAGGAAGCTCGCCTCGGCCCGGCCGCTGAAATCGTAGGAGTCGGCCAGGAGCTTCGGCGCGCTGAGCGAGGCGGCGCGGGCCTGCTCACCGAAGCGCGCGGGGTCGGCGCCCGTAGCGGTGACGCCCTGGCCGAAGCTGAACGCCTTGGCAAAGGCGGTGTAGCGATCGTCCGCAAGGCGGTTGGCGAAGCTTGCCGCGCTGGCAGCGCCTTCCTCCAGCACCTTGCGCATGAACGCCTTGGCGTAGGTCATATCCTCCAGGCCGTAGGCCTTCATGGCGTAGGCGTAGAGGCGCTGGTCGCCGAGCAGGTCGTCGACCGATTTCACCTGGCCGATATGCGCCTCGTAATAGGCGGTCTCCCGGGCAACCGTCGGCTCGGCCGCCTTCCGGGAGAGGGAGGCGGGGAGATCCTTGGCGATCAGCCGGTAGCTGGTGAGGGTGTCGGTCACGGGCAGGCGCCTGAGTGAGAGCGCGGGAAGAAGGCAACCGACGGCTCGGCGGCGCGAGCAGGATCCGATGCTACGTTTGCATCGTCTTTGTCCGAAAGCCGGTGACGACCTTTCGGGCTGATGCTTAGGGCGGCTCCCTTGTCCCAGGCTTGCCCGTCTCCGGCCGGTCGCGTCACGGCGCCACCGGGCCGATGATCGTCTCGGTGGTGATCACGACCCAGCCCGCGCCGGTTCGGCGGATCGACAGGACGCGGCCCGCACCGGGCAGCACGCTGCCGAGCGCGGCGGTGCGCTGTCCCTCCTGGTTCTCCAAGGTCGCGATCCCGTCGGCGACCCCGCGCAGGGCGTAGGCGCCCGCGGGCGGCAGGACCGGCGACTCCGCCGGGCCTTGAAGGCCTGCGGCTGCCGCCACGGGCCGGTCGGGCAGTGAGCCGGTGGTGACGGGATCGAAATCGGGGTCGGCCAAGCGCCCCTGCGCCACGGTCTTCTTCCAGGTGAAGGGCGCGGTGCCGGCGGGCAGCACCGCCTGCACCGCATATTCATGCGTTCCGGTCGCGATGGCGTAGCCGGCGAATCCGCTGGCGGTCAGGGCGAGCAGGACGAGGCCGGCCAGCACCGTGCGTTCGCCGGCCGCCTCGCGGGCACGGCGGGCCGCGATGCTGCCCGCTACCGGCCGCGCCGGCAGGCTCGCGGCGCGTGAGGCGGTGCCGAGGGACGATCGCCGTGCAGAATCGGACGTCATGGAGGTCTCGACAGGTGATCCCGGTGCGCCGCGCGATCCGTCTTCGCGGCGCGTGCCCCGGGGGCGAACGCGTCATCCTTCATGATCCGTCTACAAATATGCTTGACATCCGGTTAACGATGCCGCGCGAAGGGGCGTCCCATCTCATCGACAGCACCGCGGGCGGTCGTTAAGCCGAAGGAGAGGGCGCCGGGGAGCGAGCATGGCCGATCCGCGGGAAAGTGTTTCGCCGGAATCCGCAGCGCCCGTCGAACGGGCTGGCAAGCGTCACCGCGTCGTCCAGCAGGGCCGCATCGTCCTCGGCCCCGAACGCCTGATCGCCTGCACCGTGCGCGATCTCTCGCGCCGCGGCGCCAAGATCCGCGTCGCCCCCGAGCATGTCCTGCCGGAGACGTTTTCCCTCGTGATCGCCGCGCATGACCTGCGCACGATGACCGCCCGGCTGTGCTGGCGCCGCGGAGACTTCGCGGGTGTTGTCTTCGAGGGCGAGCCGGTCGTTTAGAGCGCCGCCCGGCGAAGTGGTCGCCGGTTCGTCGAACGGATTCGCGAAAAAACGAAGACCGAGAGACGCGGGCCCGATCTTGTCTTGTCGGGTGCAGCTCTTGGAAAAAGACGATGCAACGGCAAGAGCTTGCCCCGCATCGTCCCGGATCCAATCATCAGGACGATGCCTGAGCGGCTTCTCCACAGAAGCGCGGCCGGCCTGTGGAGAGCAGGGGGCGGGACGATGCGGGACAGGCTCGCTTAATCGCTTCGTAACGCGCGACCGCCATTGTCGGTCCATCGAAAGGCGCCTTCCGCAACGATGCGGAGCGGCCTTCGAGAAGAGGCCAGCGGGTGAACCCTCCAACGGGTTCATGGACATGATGTCGGTCCGTTGATCCGGTGCGAGTCCGGAGGTGTGATGCGCGGCGAAACGAGCCCTCAGGGGCTTGCCGCGGCCCTCTCGATAGGGCCGTGCGGCCGCACCGGTGCGAGTCCGGTCCTAAGAACCGTCCCCCCTCTTTTTCCGGAAGTCTGATCCGTGACCAGCCTGCTCACCAACATATCCGCCATGACGGCGCTGACGACGCTCAAGGGCATCAACAGCCAGCTCGACGCCACCTCCAACCGCGTCTCGACCGGCCAGCGCGTCTCGACCGCCTCCGACAACGCCGCCTACTGGTCGATCGCCACCACGGTGCGCACCGACAACGCCTCCCTCTCGGCCGTGAAGGACTCGCTCGGCCTCGGCTCCTCGGCAGTCGACACCGCCTACAATGGCCTCAACTCGGTCCTGTCCGACCTGCAGAACCTGCGCGCCAAGCTGCAGACCGCGCTTCAGCCGGGCGTCGACCGGAACAAGGTCCAGACCGAGATCAAGGCCATTCAGGACAAGATGAAGGCCACCTCCGATTCCTCGACCTCCTCGGGCCAGAACTGGCTCTCCGTCAATTCCTCCCCCACCAACACCGGCTACCAGGCGACCCAGAACGTCGTCGCCGGCTTCTCTCGCGACACGACGGGCACCGTCGGCTTCTCGATGATCGGCATCGACGTCAACGCGATCAAGCTCTACGACGTCGCAACCTCGACCGTGAACACCGCCGCGACCGAAGGTAAGGTCACCGGCGCCCAGTCGCTCACCGGCACCTCGGCGTTCTCCCCGGGCGGTGTCGTCGACTTCGCCGCCGTCACCGCCGGTAAGTCGAAGCAGGTCTCCTTCACCGTCACGCTCGGTACCGGCGCCAGCGTCGACATCGTCCTCGACAAGAAGACCATGATGTCGGCCGCCAAGGATCTGACCAAGGTCACGACCGACGAGTTCCTGAGCGCGGTCAACAATCAGATCGCCGCAAGCACGACGATGGCTGGGAAGGTGACGGCGAGCCTGGACACGGCGGGCCGCCTGTCGTTCCAGACGGCGGCGACCGGCTCGGGCACCGATGCCCAGGTCTCGGTGACGAACAACGCGGTCTCCAACGGCAAATTCGCCGCGGCGGATGTTGGTTTCGGCACCTTCTCCGGCTTCATGACGGGGACGGCCTTCACGGCGATGGACGTGACGACCGCCAAGGTCCTGACCGTCAACGACGGCGCCGGCGTCAAGACGGTCACCCTCAACGCTGCATCCTTCTCCGCGCTCGGAGCCGATGCGACCTCGGCCGCCAACACGGCCGTCAACGGTGACGACGTCGCCGCGATGATCAACGCCCAGCTGAAGACGGCAGGCAGCAAGGCGCGGGTTTCCTTCGCCGGCGGTGCCCTCTCGTTCGGTTCCAACGCCGGCGGCTCGACCACGATCACGCTGAACGGCGCGGATGTCGCCGGCTTCGGCTTCACCGCCGCCGACTCCACCACCGGCACCAGCGGCTTCACCGGCAAGGGCACGGCCGCAGGCACGACCAACGCCAAGGGTATCCTCGACACGGTCGATGCGACGACGACCTTCTCGATCGGCGAAATCGGCACCGGCGGCACGGGCATCAACATTGCCGGCCTCGTCGGGACCACCGGCGACACGACCCTCAAGAACATCATCACCCAGGTCGAGAAGGCCATCGCTTCGGTGACCAACGCCGGCACCAAGCTCGGCGCCAACAAGACCCAGATCGACGGCCAGAAGACCTTCGTCGACACCCTGATGAAGGCCAACGACCGCACCATCGGCACCCTGGTCGATGCCGACATCGAGGAAGAGTCGACCAAGCTGAAGGCGCTCCAGACGCAGCAGCAGCTCGCTGTGCAGGCGCTCTCGATCGCCAACTCGGGCAGCCAGAACGTGCTGTCGCTGTTCCGCTAAGCCGAGACGCCCCAGCCGCTCGCGCGGCTGGGGCACTTGCCGGAATAGGAAAAGGCCGCGCTCTCACCGGGCGCGGCCTTTTTCATTGAGGGATCGTAGTGGGATCGTGTGCGGCTTCTTCAGCCGACGAAGGTGTAGCCCGCCATCCGCTTGGCCTCGATCGGGTCGTAGCCGAGGCGCATCCGCAGCTTCTTGCGCAGCTTGCTGATGTGGCCCTCCACCACGCTCTCCTCGACGCTGGTGTCGAGGTCGCCGTAGACCGCCGTGAAGATCTGGCCCTTGGTCACCTGCCGGCCGCGGTTCTTCGAGAGATATTCGAGGATGTGGCGCTCGCGCCGGGGCAGGATCAGGCAGGCGCCGTCGATCTCCGGGTCGCGGCCGTCGGTGTAGACCTTCAGGCGGCCCGCCCGGTCGGGGGCCGGCGCCGGCTCGACGCCCCGGCCGGTCCGGCGACGGATCGCGGTGGCGCGGGCGATGATCTCGCGGACATGGACGGGCTTGCGCACCACGTCGTCGATGCCGACGGTGAACAGTGCCAGGGTCTGCTCCAGGGAGCGGGTCTCGTTGAGGGCGATGATCGGCGCCCGGCTGAGCGAGCGGATCGCTACGGTGCAGGAGGCGCGGTCGGCGCAATCCCCGATCAGGAAGCCGTCGATCGCCTCGACGTCGATCCGCGGCGCGGCGTCGAGCCAATCCCTCATGGACCCGATGGCCAACCCTTGCGCCTCCACGCCCTCCGCGCCGAACCCGGCGACGTAGTGGTCGGTCACGCTCTGCCGCTCGTCGACAACGATGTACATCGTCTGTGCTCGAAGATGTGCACGGTCATTGCGTCAGACACGAGTGTCACTCGCGCGCCGCCATGGCCGATTGAATTGTTGAGGGCTGTCGAATGCTTTTGGACCGCGGTTCGGGAGCGCTTTTGCGGGACGCTCCTGTTTGCCGCTTCCTCCATCATTTGACGGATTTAGCTTTTTGGTTGGAATGGTTAACAGTGCGTTAAGGCCAAGCTCGCGCTTCATCCCGCGTTAGGAGTTTGATCATTTCGCACCTGCAAACGTGACAGATGCGCCACAGTGGGGAGGGGCGACCCGGCGCTCGCCCACGCCTTTCCGCCGGGGTGGCCTTGACCCCGGCTCCGCCGCGGGTTCGAACGCGGCCTCGGCACCGCCACGAGGAATCCCATGCCGTCGCTGTCCACCCTGTCGCCCGAAGCGTTGTCGGAGCTGCGCTCCAGCCTGCGCGGCGAGTACGAAGCCCTGAAAGCGCAAGGCCTCAAGCTCGACATGACCCGCGGCAAGCCCGCCTCCGATCAGCTCGACCTCGCCGCCGAGATGCTGGCGCTGCCCGGCAACCGCGACACCACCGCCGAGGACGGCACCGACGCGCGCAATTACGGCAACCTCCAGGGCCTGCCCGAGACCCGCGCGCTGTTCGCGCCAGTGCTCGGCGCGGCGCCGGAGCAGATTGTGATCGCCAACAATTCGAGCCTCGCGCTGATGCACGACGTGCTCGTCTATGCGCTGCTGAAGGGCGTGCCCGGCGGCACGGGGCCGTGGTCGAAGCAGGAGCCGATCACGATCCTCTGCCCCGTCCCGGGCTATGACCGCCACTTCGCCCTGTGCGAGGGCTTCGGCATCCGCATGATCCCGATCCCGATGACGGGGGAAGGGCCGGACATGGCGGCGGTCGAACGCGAGGCCGTCGACCCTTCGGTGAAGGGCATCTGGTGCGTGCCGCAATACTCGAACCCGAGCGGCGAGACCTATTCCGACGAGACCGTCCGGCGGCTGGCCTCGCTGAAGGCGGCGGCGCCCGATTTCCGCATCCTGTGGGACAACGCCTACGCGGTGCACCACCTCACCGAGGCGCGGCCCGCGCTGGTCAACATCCTGGAGGCCTGTGCCGAGGCCGGAAACCCGGACCGTCCGATCGTGTTCGCCTCGACCTCGAAGGTGACGCTGGCGGGCGCGGGCCTCGCGATGCTGGCCGCCTCGCCCGCGAACGTGAAATGGTATCTCGCCCAGGCCGGGCGCCGCAGCATCGGGCCGGACAAGCTCAACCAGTTGCGCCACGTCCGCTTCCTGCGCGACGCGGCCGAGATCGCCGCGCACATGGAGCGCCACCGCGCCCTGATCGCCCCGAAATTCGCCGCGGTGGAAGCGGCGTTCGCCGCCCGCCTGGACGGTTGGGAGGTCGCAAGCTGGAGCCGGCCGCTCGGCGGCTACTTCATCACGCTCGATGTCGCCGACGGCACTGCCTCGCGGGTCGTCCAACTCGCGGGCGAGGCGGGCATCGCGCTCACGCCCGCCGGCGCGACGCACCCCTACGGCAAGGACCCGCACGACCGGACGCTGCGCATCGCGCCGACCTTTCCGGGTCTCGACGCCGTGCGCAAGGCGGCCGAGGCGGTGGCGCTCTGCACATTGCTCGCGGCGGTGGAGGCGCGGGCAGCGGCGTGAGGGCGAGCCATTCTCCGCAAGTCATGCGGAGAACGGCGCTCCTCATCTCCGCACGTGGTGAATCGGATAAATCGGAGCTAACCTCGTCGCCTCTCCCCCGCAAGCGGGGCGAGGGGGATGAGCACAGGCCGGGAGAGCGCTTGGGATCGGCGCTACACCACCACGGTGATCGCCTGCGCCGCCCGGGTCAGGCCGGTATAGAGCCAGCGGGCGCGGTGCTCGCGAAACGCGTAGGACTCGTCGAACAGGACCACCTTGTCCCATTGCGAGCCCTGCGCCTTGTGGACCGTGAGCGCGTAGCCGTAGGTGAACTCGTCGGTCTCGCGGCGCAGGAAAAGCGGGATCTCCTCCTCCGAGCCCTCGATCACCTGCCGCAGCACCTTGATGTCCACGGCGCGGCGGCGCGCCGCCGGGTCGTCCTCCGGCACCACGTCGAGGCGGACCGTGTCGGGGCGGGGCGGGGCGCGCAGGGCCTGCACCGTCCAGGTCGAGCCGTTGAGCAGGCCCTTGGTGCGGTCGTTGCGCAGGCAGACCAGCTTCTCTCCGACCGAGGGCATCGGGTCGGTGTGCCCGGCGAGTTCCCGCAGGCGGTTGTTGTAGAGGCGCCGCGTCCGGTTGAGGCCGACCAACACCTGATCGCAATCGAGCACCTGGGCCGGATCGATGTTGCGGCGGCGCACCACCCGGCTCTGGCCGTACTCGCCGACTTCGAGCCGCCCGCCCTCGCGGATCGTCATCGCCATGCGCACGATCGGGTCGTCGGCGGCCTGCCGGTGGACGTCGGTGAGCATCACGTCGGGCTCGGCCTCGGTGAAGAAGCCGCCGCCGCGCACCGGCGGCAACTGGGCGGGATCGCCCAGCACCAGCACCGGCTTGTCGAAGGATAGGAGGTCGTGGCCGAGGTCGGAATCGACCATCGAGCACTCGTCGATGACGATGAGGTCGGCCTTGGCCGCCGGGCCGGAGCGGTTGAGGCTGAAGGTCGGGCCGCCCTCGTCGCCCTCCTTGGTGCGGTAGATCAGCGAGTGGATTGTCGCCGCGTCGTCGCAGCCCTTTTGGCGCATGACCGAGGCCGCCTTGCCGGTGAAGGCGCCGTAGACGACCGGGCCGTCGATGTCGTCGGCGATGCGGCGGGCGAGCGTGGTCTTGCCGGTGCCGGCATAGCCGAACAGGCGGAAGACCTGGGAGCCTCCCTCCTTGCGCCAGCGGGCGATGGCTTTGAGCGCCTCGTCCTGTTGCGGGGCGAAGCGGGTGGGAAGCGAGGACTCGGCCATGGCGTCACGTCATAAACGAGTCGACCGATTTGTGGACCGTCTTCCGATCAGGGCCAGCGCACGGTCGGCGGCAGCGAGGACAGGATCGAGGCGACGTTGCCGCCGGTCTTCAGGCCGAAGATCGTGCCGCGGTCGTAGAGCAGGTTGAACTCGACGTAGCGCCCGCGCCGCACCTGCTGCTCCTCCCGGTCGGCCTCGGTCCAGGCTTGCGCGA from the Methylorubrum extorquens genome contains:
- a CDS encoding protein of unknown function (Evidence 5 : Unknown function), producing the protein MMEEAANRSVPQKRSRTAVQKHSTALNNSIGHGGARVTLVSDAMTVHIFEHRRCTSLSTSGRA
- a CDS encoding conserved protein of unknown function; putative aminotransferase (Evidence 4 : Unknown function but conserved in other organisms), which produces MPSLSTLSPEALSELRSSLRGEYEALKAQGLKLDMTRGKPASDQLDLAAEMLALPGNRDTTAEDGTDARNYGNLQGLPETRALFAPVLGAAPEQIVIANNSSLALMHDVLVYALLKGVPGGTGPWSKQEPITILCPVPGYDRHFALCEGFGIRMIPIPMTGEGPDMAAVEREAVDPSVKGIWCVPQYSNPSGETYSDETVRRLASLKAAAPDFRILWDNAYAVHHLTEARPALVNILEACAEAGNPDRPIVFASTSKVTLAGAGLAMLAASPANVKWYLAQAGRRSIGPDKLNQLRHVRFLRDAAEIAAHMERHRALIAPKFAAVEAAFAARLDGWEVASWSRPLGGYFITLDVADGTASRVVQLAGEAGIALTPAGATHPYGKDPHDRTLRIAPTFPGLDAVRKAAEAVALCTLLAAVEARAAA
- a CDS encoding Exodeoxyribonuclease V (Evidence 2b : Function from indirect experimental evidences (e.g. phenotypes); Product type e : enzyme), whose amino-acid sequence is MAESSLPTRFAPQQDEALKAIARWRKEGGSQVFRLFGYAGTGKTTLARRIADDIDGPVVYGAFTGKAASVMRQKGCDDAATIHSLIYRTKEGDEGGPTFSLNRSGPAAKADLIVIDECSMVDSDLGHDLLSFDKPVLVLGDPAQLPPVRGGGFFTEAEPDVMLTDVHRQAADDPIVRMAMTIREGGRLEVGEYGQSRVVRRRNIDPAQVLDCDQVLVGLNRTRRLYNNRLRELAGHTDPMPSVGEKLVCLRNDRTKGLLNGSTWTVQALRAPPRPDTVRLDVVPEDDPAARRRAVDIKVLRQVIEGSEEEIPLFLRRETDEFTYGYALTVHKAQGSQWDKVVLFDESYAFREHRARWLYTGLTRAAQAITVVV